Genomic DNA from Paramisgurnus dabryanus chromosome 11, PD_genome_1.1, whole genome shotgun sequence:
CATAAATGTTTTTGATGCGTGTGCGGCAGGCActaattttgacaaaacacatgatgcacatggttcacatgacgcaacaaacacatattttgaaaacgcaagcaacacacatgacactccgaacacttattttgaatttgcgcccctcggatgagcagtcacgagctgccACTGTTCACCAGGCTACATCTAAACTTTCCAAAATACACAGATGTTCTCAAGCTAAATGAAAAGACAtcttagaaaaaaatatttaatcgtGTTTCCCATCATCCCACAGGCACTGAGAGGTGGTGGATTAGATTCCTTGGCTGAGGACCCGAAGTTTGTGTCTGTGGCTAGAAAGGAATTATCAGAAGCCATTAATATTGGCCTAGATGATATGGAAGGTTTGGCTAAGGATATTCTAAAGGAGAAGTGCCCCAATCCCCCGAAACGTAAACGTCGTCCCATCCCAGTTCCACCCAGCGCCAAGCCCCGAGAGGACACTAGTGCGGTGTAAACACTTAACTTAGAAGTAATTATCATTTATGTGACATCATGAATTTTCTTTGAATGTTCTGCCCTTGTTCAAGTTCACTTGCTTGACAGTCTAAAAACAGGTAGTGTTGGTTGTTTTGAAAGATATGTTTTTTCAAAGAAAGTGATCACATTGAGAAATAACAAAGTTTATTTCTATAAAGTCTGATCTTTGCTATGCTATTTCTGTTCCACTGAGTGGTAAAATGCATACAAATGAATAACTGTCACAATAGTGCTGAACTTTTTGTATTTTTCGGATGGGCAGTTTGATTCATGAAGTGATTTTGAAGATAATAGACATCCTGCATAAAAGTGACCACACTTCAGTTCTGTAAACATATAGAGTAAACACACAGCTGAGTGAGATGGATATAATACAGACAGATGTCTTATTTTGTCATCTGGAGCCAGCAAAGGAAAGCGTTTTTACATGTACCTGGTTTAAACTGCACATGTAAAAGTGAAATGGCTGACAGCTGTTATTCTATGTTCACTGGACACATTATTTGTTTTGAAATGAAGCATTATGAATGATTCTGACTTGTTTACAAGAAAAGTTTTATGGAGGAATTTTAAAAAACGTATATACATATAACATAAATCGATCGCTACACataataaaatagttttttaatgATGTATGCTATTGAAAAAATTGTACACGGGGAAAGAGTCAAAGCAAGCACATGCAAAGCACttcgttttttatttttttactttacatttactaATTTAGCAGTTTTCATCCTCATTTTATTGAAAGCCATAAGGAAAGAAGGTACAGTATGATAAAGGCTTGAtgcattttatttgttaattgagctcatttacatgtttttgttttaggAGATTTTACATTCTTGAAAAGAAGCCTTAATGTTCACTGAATTCCTAAAGAAATGCACACTGGGTAGCATACGGTAAAAGTTCAGTTTTTGTCTGGAATATGCAAAAGGTTAAAGTTTGTTTATATTAAAGTATTTCTTTATTATATGCTGAGATGATGGGAATGGGATTAGGACCGTGACGCAGGCCGGATTCGAATCTGTGTCCCTGTTAAGCTGCTTTTTACTTTTTGGCACACTAGCGCTACCCACTGTGctgactttattttatttttaattttaaaggcctAAAGGATTTTTTTGGCACATTTGTTGTAGGAAATATGTGATGCTTGCTTTGACCTGTTATTGTAATGCACATTGCAGTGATGCATATTGTATAGGCAGATCCTAAATACAGTTAGTACAGGTGCTTTTTTATTAACTGAAGTCCTCTCACTTCAGATTTGAACTTCATTAACTGCATCgtgcacattttaaaatatattttaataaaaaacttgaTTATTAATTGTAATACCATGGACTGAAGTCTTAAAGCTGAATGTTTTTCTGTGTTAAATCTGATTTTCAATACCCGTTTGATTTTCATTGCATACACACAATTTACATTTAAGTCATTGTGTGTTTTAACTGAGGTTAAGATTTAAATAAACGGAGACAATATACTGTTAAGTTGTTTGATCATCTCTTTACTCAAAATATCATTAACAGGAATATATGCTAATTAAATGAGAcaactattaaaaaaacaaacatctacTATTGTTTGGCATGTATGTAACTGGACTAGATCATAATATTAAATTTGGTACAGGTCATCAGTATTACCTATTAGGGGTACAGTTGCCCTCCATTAATATTAAACTTGACATTATGTTTGCCTGTGAGTATATGACAGCTGAAAAGCAGCTGTAAATAGCACAGAGCGAACGCTTGTATTTCTAATCTTTGCTCTAGATCAAATGAAGTGATGAGCTTTTCATGGCTACTGCAGCTGAACTTCATACTGTACTCTGGATAGGGTAACATGAGAACAGCTCAGGATTCTATTAATACTTCCAACATGCTATTGCTCAGGCCTCTTATGGTGTTAATCAAATACACAAAAGGAAGATAAGTTTAAGGTGTGttttacaaatttaaatattgttaTATTGACATCataaatttacaagaaaacttCTTTATTAACtgtaaaactaaaacaaatacATAGCAATTCTTTTTATAATCAATCAAGGTGTCAACAGAATAAGATAAACAGTATTTCCAAGCATTGTACAATGATAAAATATGGTAATTAATTATAAGCTATTTATTTCGTAGGGAATTGTTTGCCGATTTGAAAAAAATTCACATATGATGTGTAACGAAACAACTCAAGCTGGCGTATTTTCAAActtagaaaatagaaaaaatgccTGAAGGCTCCTGTTGGCCAATGGTGAAAAATGACATCTTCAGAGCTCTGATGTGACAAACAGTACATTTCAAACAGTCCATTTTAGTGACGCATCCTCCTCATATGAAGTAGTGAGGTTTCTTAACATTTATGCCATATTCTGTCAAGGCCGGAGTCAAATCTTCCATTGTCAGTGTGTACTTTTTGTCCTGGAATTAGATGAGATTCGATTAATCTTGCAATTTTGTTACAgttatatacaaaatatacaaaagtaCATCAAACCAATCAAACCTTAGCTTTGTTCCTAGAACTGCCAGAGGCTGTTCCCTTCATTTTGCAATGCTGCAGTGCGTCATTCGCAATGTCTGAGATGAACTTCTGGGATGCCAGGGAGATGAGGCGGATTCTGTCGAAGATGTCgtcattttataaataagataaaatatttttataatgtcACAAGAACTAGAagcaaatgaagagtttggttccaaaacgggaaaaaacacccattttttttattagttaccGCCATAAtcagtatatatattttatgcaaaatacgATATCCGcagtgttattctgtcatcttttctcccttttttatTTCAAACCGCGACAAAAGCCAGTCCTCctcctctgcagaatgcaataaatccactcaaccaatcacagcgcaccattcaggcattgtaaacaataatggcggccCTTTGAATACACATacaatcctagttttcctcatctactttgtacttcgtgatcaacatacaaacaaaaacaaaaaagtaattttaatggcattaataaacctgtggtggtatTCTGTGATGTGAAAGAAACGTAAGatatcaaaatcgaataatttatgtgagaggcactcgggcgaaggaaaaaagccggctgttgcttgttctcccgacagcatcaagcttctgtcatgctaacacattgaccccagcggatcttatgaaaaactttctgttattttacttgaagtcaacaaaaatcgagcaggaccaaaacattttacagctgattgcTGACAAAAAAGTTCAGCAACATCGTCCCAAgtatgacagcagcaatgacagtgtcagtttttattataaatctttgaaaatcaaattatggatttgaattttttatgtttttataacctaaagatgctatgtgaaagtttgtaacagaaaatagtggttttcatcttgtcacttttttgatataaaaacaacaaatttttaccaaaattagtcaaaatggatttgttgcgttttggaaccaaactcttcaaatatctGTGTACATAATTATTCTTCAAACTACGCATTAACAacaactttattattattattattaaattggTATTTCATTGAAACTATTCCTGCAAAACCTGGCACCCTTGAAATGGTCTTTACCATCTACACACATAAGCGGCTGGAGAGAACATTGTTTAACTCACATTCTTGGATCTGATGCTTCAAAACCAGCTCGGTTGAGGTAGTATCCTGTGACTGCATCTGGGATCTGAAACAAAAACAGTCTGTTAACTCCAATGAACTACttacagttatttatttctctccAAAGTTACTTACAGCGCAttcaatgtatacatttttatcagtatgcgtgTTCCCTAATATTCTAAAAATATGGGATCATGTCAGAACTCACTGTAGGGGTGTAGTCTTCCAACTGCATCAGGAAGTCAGCCAGGGGTGTAGTTGAGATAACGGGTTTTACATCGCCATTGGCGATCCCTGTGGGCACATACACCCCGTTAGACACAGCGGAGTCTGATGCTGGGGTTGCCATAGCAGCCGAGGTGGGAACTGTGAGACAGAAATACGACAGATGTTCGCAAACAGGCTgagtatttattattattatttaaagacATAATGAAATAGTAGCAACTACATTCGCAgagaaacataaaaaacaagAGAGCCATTAATGCTATCAATAAATTTACAAGAGTCCAAAAAAGCACTAAAGTTACTTAAATTTCAAAACATACACCAACTCCGTGAATTCATACGGTACCAAGTTTAATGCTTTATTATGTAAAGTAAATTTGACTATGCAGCCGTCTGGCTAACGTTACATGCAGCTTTCTGAAATTTAAAACAGTCAAATAGATGATTTCACACACCGTTCGTGCTTCCAACGGCAGGGATGCTGCTGGCATTTGTGGATGTGCTGTTCCCGACACAGTTGCTGCTGGAGATGGAtgtggctgctgctgctgtctGTCCTGTTTGCGGAAGATCCACGttcattttttttagattagcTGCAGTGTTTCAATACAGCGGGTTTAAGGATCAAATTCTGTGCCGTTTAAAGTAAGTCAATGTTGAGTGGCGCTATCTTTTAAGCTTTTAAAGTAGAGACTTAGCAATAATTCAATCACAGGACAAAATATTTACGAAGGAAAGTGCGTCACGTGATGTTCACTTCCGCGTGCAACATGTAATACAGTCCGAAGTGCTTTAACTAATAGTTCCGGAGTGGATTACGTCTTATCACACGTAGATGTGTAAATGTTGATCAATCAGAACTTtggtaataattataatttgaaaactacagtaaaattgcattaaataattacatttagtTAAAATTTTTTAGAGGAAATTACAAAGTGTCTGACAATTGCTACTAGTTGTCTTTCATCAGATTATTGGCTCCACCTAGTGTTGATATTTGTTGGTATAATGTtaattaaaaggatagttcctccaaaacataaaaatgttgtcatcatttactcatcctcatgttgttgttCTTAACATCTGATAgtttcatttttgtgatgaatacaaaataagatatttgataaatgatggtaagcacaccatgaaaaacaaatactgtggAAGTCTGTCAATTGTGTGCTtacaataatttattaaaatatctttttgaattttaattatttactcTTTCTTCATTTAGGAAATACTTTGCAggcagatgtttttttttatgaatttcttttattttagataaGTGGAAGTGAATCATAACATCACAGTGGTGACCAATAAAGACAAAGCTTCCaaattaaaagtatttttattgtcacaagaataattatacattttagtAAGAAAATCAAATATAAATGTGCATATTATCGAAGCCATGTATATCAACACATACAAGCCAACTAAAGTTTAATACCATAACCAACAGTTTTAACAGACATAGAGAGTGACTTTGTCCTCTTTAACCATTCTCATATAGCTGTAATGAGGAACAAAATGATAAGTCTAATAacaaaggatacaatgtgataTTTGATACTGTTTCTCATTCTGTTTGAGATTTTTTACTTTCCTAACTTGAAAGGGGGCAATTTCTTTTGAAACTCGTAGTAGAAATAACTTCCTTTAAGATAATACTGCAAGAGATGTGTGTGAATGATTCAAATCTACAAATCTTAATTAACACAGTAGATCAGCAATGTTTAGACCAAGCTTTATAGAATTGTGTTAATACTAATTCACATTACCTTCTTTTTGGGTTTATATGATACATTTTACTAAAGATTTCAAGAAAACTTTCAGTGGAATGTtgtaaaataacaaatatgccTAACACAGTACTTCAGACATTTGGCACAACTTAATGAAACTGCCAAAATCTCTCAAAAGGAATGACATAATGGTTTATGGCTTTTAACAGGATGTTAAAATTCATCAAACACTAACATGTAGATTATGACATTTacccttacattttaaaactgaacggcagcaaacaaacaaaaaggtaAATGCAGATGTTGGAAGGAGACAAATTATTACACATTGATTGTTCCCACATAACTAATGAGCAAACAAgaacatttacataaaaagtATACAACAATATTACCTCCAATACATAAAGGAACTATACGTTACCTGAAATTGTTTGATTATGGAATATTGTACGGAATATCTGATACATGTAGAAATAAGGGAGAGCATAAACAACCAAATTCCATATtgagaaaataaaaatgtttcttttcaCAAGACCCCATTCCATACAAAactaaaattatttataatattcaTCACATGAAAATATAGATTTGTCTTTATACACAGCATCTCAGTTTCCTTTGCCACAGTGTACTGCCTGTTACGTTCACTGCATGACCATTAAAGTCTATCAATGTATAACTTCAACATTGCAATTCCTTTGTAGGTATCCATTAAAATATTCCCTTTTCTTTCAGATGTTTTTTGGTGAAATCTCTAATGATGAGAAAAGttacataaaacacattttaatatcGAATCACATGCACTGGGTTTATACAACAGCCTGCCTCTTTCTTTATACATCAATGCATGTCACACTGAGGGGTGTGTGCAAGGCTTATAATGTTGCTCATGAGATGATAAATATTTGCCTAATTTAGTTCAGCCAGACCTCAGCAGTAAACAGCAAAAGCCGGCCATGCTGCATATGCTAACAGTTTACACCTAATAAAGCTGAACTCAGCCTTCAGGTATCTGACAAACCGTAAGTTCATAAAACCGGTGTCAGACACTGTCAACAAGCTACCAATACTGAGCTTTAAAAACAGCAAAGCAAAGCAGCTTGATTTTACACATAATATTGAGACTGAATTGAATTACGACTGGATTTAATGGTAAAACAGTGTTGCATTCTTGTAAATTTTAAAGATTGTAAGCTTGGCAAGCCATACAGGCTAAAGGTGACTTTGAGTTTGGGGAACATCACAGTGATCATGCAAAAAAAAGCATTCCTTACAAACACCATTAAAATCATCACCCCACATGCTAATACACCCATCTCTCAactctgtaaaaatataaaccaCTTTATGCTCAAAATATGTTGAATAGAGCCAAGGTCTGAATGTTTAAACAGCTGCTGACGTGTGCCAGTGATGTCACTTGAATTAGTAACGGTACATTGACAAGCATTTCCTCCTTACACAGGAAATGATGTTCTAGTCTAGTGCAATTGCCACTGATGTCAATACAACATACTGGATATGGCACACTAAGAATTAAAGCTCAACTACTTAAAAACCTTTTAAAACTGTCTTTTACACTCTTATAATGAAATCACCGTGTTATAACATAGATGAGAACAAGACACGTGAGGTGAAACAAGCCATCAAAGCTAAAAATGACACTGACACTGAACAATGATGTAGAAACTACAGTACGTGTACAGGACAACATTACACATGCGATTGAAACAGACGTGAACAAATTCAATCCAGTGATTTGAGATCAGTGCCTGGCTTCACATTCAAAAGCAGCCTGAGAGAGAGATTGAAAGAGAGAGAttgaaaaagagagagagagagtgcagaatccataataatattaaatgattttaacaATGCTGATTGTGTGAGATCCAGGCATGAACACAAACTACACTGGTGACTCTCTCAGAAAGATGAATCTGCATGGATCTCTGAGGGTTTCACAGCCTTGCATAGTATCTCTTATTATGGCGTTCTCAGACGAAGcttaaacagacagatagatgagAATGAGTATGTTGGGGGGGCGAGGTGGACTTGGTTATTTGA
This window encodes:
- the taf10 gene encoding transcription initiation factor TFIID subunit 10 produces the protein MNVDLPQTGQTAAAATSISSSNCVGNSTSTNASSIPAVGSTNVPTSAAMATPASDSAVSNGVYVPTGIANGDVKPVISTTPLADFLMQLEDYTPTIPDAVTGYYLNRAGFEASDPRIIRLISLASQKFISDIANDALQHCKMKGTASGSSRNKAKDKKYTLTMEDLTPALTEYGINVKKPHYFI